Proteins from one Monodelphis domestica isolate mMonDom1 chromosome 6, mMonDom1.pri, whole genome shotgun sequence genomic window:
- the LOC100020363 gene encoding olfactory receptor 4P4-like, translating into MEIHNNVTEFILLGLLMKEEMKTLCFVIFMACYLAILLGNFIIFITITYSHLMQQPMYYFLWHLSYMDPCFTSTIVPRLISDFVARRNIISYNSCMTQLFTFHLLGAVEIFILVSMAFDRYVAICKPLHYMIIVNRQRCNMLILLAWVVAFWHSVAQLFMILRLPFCGPNQIDHYVCDSKPLLKLACTDTHIASILIIANTGMVVLATFLVLVASYIIILYNLRKHSSEGRRKALSTCASHVMVVLLFFVPCISTYILPPRFLNSDKEFSVFYTVIAPMLNPLIYTLRNAEMKNTMWKVWSRKLAWLFK; encoded by the coding sequence ATGGAAATTCATAATAATGTGACTGAATTTATACTCTTGGGACTTCtcatgaaggaagaaatgaaaacactatgttttgtcattttcatgGCCTGTTATTTAGCAATCTTACTGGGGAACTTCATTATCTTCATCACTATCACATACAGTCATCTGATGCAGCAACCCATGTACTATTTTCTTTGGCACTTGTCTTACATGGATCCATGTTTCACTTCCACCATAGTTCCCAGGCTTATCAGTGACTTTGTTGCCAGAAGGAATATCATTTCCTACAATTCTTGCATGACTCAACTATTTACTTTTCATTTACTTGGAGCTGTTGAGATATTCATCTTGGTGTCCATGGCCTTTGATCGCTATGTAGCCATCTGTAAGCCTTTACACTACATGATAATTGTCAACAGGCAGAGATGTAACATGCTGATCCTGCTTGCCTGGGTGGTGGCATTTTGGCATTCCGTTGCCCAGCTCTTTATGATCCTGAGGTTACCTTTCTGTGGCCCTAATCAAATAGATCACTATGTGTGTGACTCAAAACCCCTCTTAAAGCTTGCCTGCACAGACACACATATTGCTAGCATTTTAATCATTGCTAACACTGGAATGGTTGTTTTGGCAACTTTTCTGGTATTGGTTGCATCTTACATTATCATACTATATAACCTTAGGAAGCACTCATCAGAAGGTAGGCGTAAAGCCCTCTCTACCTGTGCTTCTCATGTCATGGTTGTTTTGCTATTCTTTGTACCCTGTATCTCCACCTATATTCTACCTCCCAGGTTCCTAAATAGTGATAAGGAGTTCTCAGTGTTTTATACTGTGATTGCACCTATGTTAAATCCTCTTATCTACACACTTAGAAATGCAGAGATGAAAAATACCATGTGGAAGGTGTGGTCCAGAAAATTGGCTTGGTTattcaaataa